The following coding sequences are from one Microbacterium wangchenii window:
- a CDS encoding SRPBCC family protein — MPSTFTLVTDSDAPAERLFDISLDIDAHVASMSGSRERAIAGVTSGSIALGETVTWRARHFGVWFTLTSRITECDRPHRFVDEQVRGPFRIFRHEHAFVELDGGTRMTDTITVGSPVFGRLAERLVLVPYLRRLIAQRNLHLLRAVAEQR, encoded by the coding sequence GTGCCCTCCACTTTCACGCTCGTGACCGATTCGGATGCGCCGGCCGAGCGGCTCTTCGACATCTCCCTGGACATCGACGCCCACGTGGCATCCATGTCCGGTTCCCGGGAGCGGGCGATCGCCGGGGTCACGAGTGGTTCCATCGCGCTCGGCGAGACGGTGACCTGGCGGGCCCGGCACTTCGGGGTGTGGTTCACCCTCACCTCGCGCATCACCGAGTGCGACCGGCCGCACCGGTTCGTGGACGAGCAGGTGCGCGGTCCGTTCCGGATCTTCCGCCACGAGCACGCCTTCGTGGAGCTGGACGGCGGCACCCGCATGACCGACACCATCACGGTGGGCTCGCCCGTCTTCGGTCGGCTCGCCGAACGGCTCGTGCTGGTGCCCTACCTCCGGCGTCTCATCGCGCAGCGCAACCTCCACCTGCTGCGGGCGGTGGCAGAACAGCGCTGA
- a CDS encoding DUF202 domain-containing protein produces the protein MTLFDPGLQPERTELAWRRTALAIGIGSLLAVRLLPAAMGSPWWALPGFAGILLTAALWLGARRRHRAVARALAAYGDRAALPGGALPAMLATLVALIGAGGAATVVAHAVSAAG, from the coding sequence ATGACGCTGTTCGACCCGGGGCTCCAGCCCGAGCGGACGGAGCTGGCCTGGCGGCGCACCGCACTGGCGATCGGCATCGGGTCGCTGCTCGCGGTGCGACTCCTGCCCGCTGCGATGGGCAGCCCGTGGTGGGCGCTTCCCGGCTTCGCGGGGATCCTGCTCACCGCGGCGCTGTGGCTCGGTGCGCGCCGTCGCCACCGGGCCGTCGCGCGGGCGTTGGCCGCCTACGGCGACCGCGCCGCGCTCCCCGGCGGCGCGCTGCCGGCGATGCTCGCGACGCTCGTGGCGCTCATCGGAGCGGGCGGGGCCGCCACCGTCGTGGCGCACGCCGTCTCCGCCGCCGGCTGA
- the ctaD gene encoding cytochrome c oxidase subunit I: MTQVDAEAPAAAPIPPRQAALLSASRVEQKGNILVRWITSTDHKTIGYLYLIASLMFFLFGGLLALIIRTELFEPGMQIVPTKQQYNQLFTMHGTIMLLMFATPLFAGFANAIMPLQIGAPDVAFPRLNALSFWLFLFGSLIAVAGYLTAEGPAGFGWTAYQPLANASFSPGVGGNLWFLGLGMSGFGTILGAVNFITTIITLRAPGMTMWRMPIFTWNTLVTSILILLAFPVLAAALLAAAADRVLGAHIYDPAAGGVLMWQHLFWFFGHPEVYIIALPFFGIVSEVFPVFSRKPIFGYKTLVYATIAIAALSMAVWAHHMFVTGAVLLPFFALMTMLIAVPTGVKIFNWIGTMWRGSVTFETPMVFALGFLVSFVFGGLTGVILASPPLDFHVSDTYFVVAHFHYVVFGTVVFAMFAGFYFWWPKWTGRMLNERLGYIHFWMLFIGFHVTFLIQHWLGMDGMPRRYADYAPEDRWTWENQVSTAGALLLGASMIPFLLNVWITARKAPRITVNDPWGYGGSLEWATSCPPPRHNFTSIPRIRSERPAFDLNHPEAGVPVGVGPAKDAPDAPVVDAGDDTEK, translated from the coding sequence ATGACTCAAGTCGACGCCGAGGCACCGGCAGCCGCGCCGATTCCGCCGCGGCAGGCAGCCCTGCTCAGCGCCTCGCGCGTGGAGCAGAAGGGCAACATCCTCGTTCGATGGATCACCTCCACCGACCACAAGACGATCGGGTACCTCTACCTGATCGCGTCGCTGATGTTCTTCCTGTTCGGCGGTCTGCTGGCGCTCATCATCCGTACGGAGCTGTTCGAGCCCGGCATGCAGATCGTGCCGACCAAGCAGCAGTACAACCAGCTGTTCACGATGCACGGCACGATCATGCTGCTGATGTTCGCGACGCCGCTGTTCGCCGGCTTCGCCAACGCCATCATGCCGTTGCAGATCGGCGCACCCGACGTGGCCTTCCCGCGCCTGAACGCCCTGTCGTTCTGGCTGTTCCTGTTCGGGTCGCTCATCGCCGTCGCGGGGTATCTGACCGCTGAGGGGCCCGCCGGGTTCGGGTGGACGGCCTATCAGCCACTCGCGAACGCCAGCTTCTCACCAGGCGTGGGCGGCAACCTCTGGTTCCTCGGCCTAGGCATGAGCGGGTTCGGCACGATCCTGGGCGCGGTGAACTTCATCACCACGATCATCACCCTCCGCGCTCCGGGCATGACGATGTGGCGCATGCCGATCTTCACGTGGAACACGCTCGTGACCAGCATCCTGATCCTGCTGGCCTTCCCGGTACTGGCGGCTGCCCTGCTTGCGGCGGCGGCGGATCGTGTTCTGGGCGCGCACATCTACGATCCGGCCGCCGGTGGCGTGCTGATGTGGCAGCACCTGTTCTGGTTCTTCGGGCACCCAGAGGTCTATATCATCGCGCTGCCGTTCTTCGGCATCGTCTCGGAAGTCTTCCCGGTCTTCAGCCGCAAGCCGATCTTCGGCTACAAGACCCTCGTGTACGCGACCATCGCGATCGCCGCTCTGTCGATGGCGGTGTGGGCGCATCACATGTTCGTCACGGGGGCGGTGCTGCTGCCGTTCTTCGCCTTGATGACGATGCTCATCGCGGTGCCCACGGGCGTGAAGATCTTCAACTGGATCGGCACCATGTGGCGCGGATCGGTGACCTTCGAGACACCCATGGTCTTCGCGCTCGGCTTCCTCGTGTCGTTCGTGTTCGGCGGTCTGACCGGCGTCATTCTCGCCTCGCCGCCGCTGGATTTCCACGTCTCCGACACGTACTTCGTCGTGGCGCACTTCCACTACGTCGTGTTCGGCACCGTCGTGTTCGCGATGTTCGCCGGGTTCTATTTCTGGTGGCCAAAGTGGACGGGCCGGATGCTGAACGAGCGCCTGGGCTACATCCACTTCTGGATGCTGTTCATCGGGTTTCACGTGACGTTCCTCATCCAGCACTGGCTGGGGATGGACGGCATGCCCCGCCGGTACGCCGATTACGCCCCCGAGGACCGGTGGACGTGGGAGAACCAGGTCTCCACGGCCGGCGCCCTCCTGCTCGGCGCGTCCATGATCCCGTTCCTGCTGAACGTGTGGATCACCGCCCGTAAGGCCCCACGGATCACCGTGAACGATCCGTGGGGCTATGGCGGGTCGCTGGAGTGGGCCACGTCGTGCCCGCCGCCGCGCCACAACTTCACGTCGATCCCGCGGATCCGCAGCGAGCGTCCCGCGTTCGACCTGAACCACCCCGAAGCCGGCGTGCCGGTGGGCGTGGGTCCGGCCAAGGACGCCCCCGACGCGCCCGTCGTAGACGCCGGCGACGACACCGAGAAGTAG